AGCGTTGTGCGAGATGGGCCTTCCAGTTATCTCGTTCTTCTGGAGTGAGGTTGTTGTAGGCTGGAATCGAGCCGTACTCCAGTGCCGCTTCTCGAATCTTTTTCGGCTCTTCGATAGTCAGGTACTCTCGGGGGCCAGCATCCCCGGAGGAAGAACTGAAGGACCGGTCTGGTTCCACAGGTCACCGTTCTTCTCGTGGGTGAGGAATTTGAAGAACCGTTTGGTGGACTTCTGCGTGTTCCCCTTGTGCGAACTGGAGGTATCGGAGTACAGGAGGTCCTGCATATACTCGTTCGCGTGTGTGCGTGAGTGCCATCGTATAGCCACCTTCCTGCGACCAGACCCATCGGTTGAGTTGTTCCGTACGGTAGGCAGTTTTGTTGATGGTATCCCGACTGTACCCTTCAGCCATCTGGGGGTCCTTACCGAGGTAGATGAGCCAACGGATGAAATCTTCTCGTTGACTTCGGTAGTCGATGAGTTCCTTCTGATTCAGCATGTCTCGGCTCTTGCTGGTGGTTACGGCGAAATCTTCGACGTTGAGACTCACCGGGACCACTCCGAAACATAAATTCGGCCTGACAAGAACCCCAATCGCATGACGGCGGTGGGTGTGTGATTCCTTCTAATGTGTTCGGCTTTGGGCATGGTTCTGTCTTGCTCCATGCCACGGTTGAAAATCGCACGACGGCTAAGCCGTCGGATGCTCGGTAGGGGATTTGAACCCCTGTCCTCGGCTCGAAAGGCCAAGATGATTGGCCGGACTACACCAACCGAGCGGCACTCGATTGTGACCACGGAATCAATTTAAGGGTTCCGTCTTCCCGTCGTTCCGCCCGTGCGAGGCGGGTTCACTCGCCGGTGAACTCCGGGTCGCGATCGGAGTCGAACGCGGCGATCCCCTCCGTCACGTCGTCGGTCCCGAAGACGTGGCCGAACCCCTGTGCCTCGGTTTCGAGCCCCGCCTCGGTGTCGTCGCGGCCGCGGAGGATCGCGCGCTTGGTGAACGCCTGGGCGACGGGCGGCCCGCGGGCCAGGTCGCGGGCGAGTTCGAACGCGCGGTCACAGATCGCGTCGTTCGCGACGACTTCGGTGACGAAGCCGTAGTCAGCCATCGTCTCGGCGTCGAACCGCTCGGCGGTGAGGATGATCTCCTTCGCGCGCCCTTCGCCGACGATGTGGCCGAGCCGCTGGGTGCCGCCCCAGCCCGGGGTCAGCCCGAGGTTGTGCTCGGGTTGCCCGAACGACGACCGCCGGGAGGCCACGCGGAGGTCCGCACAGGTCGCCAGTTCCATCCCGCCGCCGAGACAGAAGCCATCGATGGCGGCCACGACGGGCAGCGGCGACTCCTCGAAGCGGCCGAACGTGCGCTGGCCCTTGCGCGAGAGGTCGACGGCCGACAGCGAGTCGAGTTCGGCGACCATCCGCTGGACGTCCGCACCCGCCGAGAAGGCGCGGTCGCCGGCGCCCGACAGCAGGATCGCCCGGGTCTCGTCGTCGTCTTCCAGCCTGGTGACGGCGTCGTCGAGTTCGTCCAGCACCGTGGCGTCGATGCTGTTCATCCGGTGTGGACGGTCGAGGACGATCTGGCCGACTCCGTCGCGGCGTTCGACTGCGATGGTGTCGTAGTCGACCGTCTCCCCGTCCACGGTAGCGTGGAACCGTCCGCCCGCCGCGGCGAGGTCGCGGAGGTGATCGACGGCCACGTACCGCGCCGCGCCGGTCGCGTCGTGCAGCGAATCGAGGCGGTCGACGAGGTGGTCTAGCCCGGCGTCGTCGGCCAGTTTCGCCGGGCCGTCGGCGAAGCCCGCACCGAGCTTCATCGCGCGGTCGATCGCCGGAGCGTCGGCG
This Salinigranum marinum DNA region includes the following protein-coding sequences:
- a CDS encoding 3-hydroxyacyl-CoA dehydrogenase/enoyl-CoA hydratase family protein, which produces MTADDITTVAVLGAGNMGHGIAEVAALAGFEVTLRDIDEELVGQGYDEIEWSLGKLAEKGHVSREEADTALARITPLVDLASAVEDADVVVEVVPEKTDIKKDVYAAVEEHAPDRAVFVTNTSSLSITELGRETTRPERFCGMHFFNPPVRMQLVEVISGADTSAETLSLVESLAERMGKTPVRVRKDSPGFVVNRVLVPLLNEAAWIVDAGDATVAEVDSTTTYGLGLPMGSFELADQVGLDVALHVLEYMHDELGDVYEPCPLLTEQVDAGDFGKKSGAGFYDYADGDGAVIPNDRVRDDVRERLLAVMANEVAGLIAGDVADAPAIDRAMKLGAGFADGPAKLADDAGLDHLVDRLDSLHDATGAARYVAVDHLRDLAAAGGRFHATVDGETVDYDTIAVERRDGVGQIVLDRPHRMNSIDATVLDELDDAVTRLEDDDETRAILLSGAGDRAFSAGADVQRMVAELDSLSAVDLSRKGQRTFGRFEESPLPVVAAIDGFCLGGGMELATCADLRVASRRSSFGQPEHNLGLTPGWGGTQRLGHIVGEGRAKEIILTAERFDAETMADYGFVTEVVANDAICDRAFELARDLARGPPVAQAFTKRAILRGRDDTEAGLETEAQGFGHVFGTDDVTEGIAAFDSDRDPEFTGE